CGGCGCAATCCGTAAGGTATGAGTCTATGAGAACTTGATAGGGAATGCCTATTTCTTTCGCCATTTTTTTGAAGTAATCAATTGTTTTTGCATTTAATCTTATGGTAATTTGTTTTTTGAGAATCTTGGCGTAAGGATTCTTTACTCCGTTCATTTTTGAAAAATCGTATTCGGCTTTCATTAGTAAACTCCTTTTCTTTTATTTCAATAGTATTTTCATTCCATTCGAATTCTATTTGCATGGTGAATTTTTCTGAATAATTATAATATAATTATAAACGGGTAAAAAATACAATATGCAAAAGTTAATTGTGCGAAAAATTCAATAACAAAAGAACCGCCTTGTTTGAACA
This genomic window from uncultured Fibrobacter sp. contains:
- a CDS encoding antitoxin — encoded protein: MKAEYDFSKMNGVKNPYAKILKKQITIRLNAKTIDYFKKMAKEIGIPYQVLIDSYLTDCAANKRKLDIRWL